A single region of the Nicotiana sylvestris chromosome 6, ASM39365v2, whole genome shotgun sequence genome encodes:
- the LOC104226072 gene encoding NDR1/HIN1-like protein 1: MSPKDCGHHDEERHKLHRRLFVAVLAFVILVLFIIFLIWLILRPTKPSFILHAATIYAFNVSSPNIFLTTNIQITLASRNPNNKIGIYYDKLDVYATYRGQQITLPTLLPSTYQGHKDVTIWSPFVYGNSVPVAPFLSESLNQDQMAGTVLINIKVDGRIRWKVGTFISGKYHLYVNCPAYVGVGGKMIGNSIAVGSAMKYQLVQNCHVDV; encoded by the coding sequence GCGGCCACCACGATGAGGAGCGGCACAAGCTGCACCGCCGCCTATTCGTGGCCGTACTTGCCTTCGTTATCTTAGTCCTCTTCATTATCTTTCTCATTTGGCTAATCCTTAGGCCAACAAAGCCAAGTTTCATCCTCCATGCTGCCACTATCTATGCTTTCAACGTCTCCTCTCCTAATATTTTCCTCACCACCAACATCCAAATTACCCTCGCCTCTCGCAACCCAAATAACAAAATTGGAATTTACTATGACAAACTCGATGTGTATGCAACTTACCGTGGCCAACAAATTACCCTTCCTACACTGCTACCCTCAACTTATCAGGGACATAAAGATGTCACAATATGGTCTCCTTTTGTGTATGGAAACTCAGTCCCCGTTGCGCCATTCCTTAGTGAAAGTCTTAACCAAGATCAGATGGCTGGAACTGTGTTGATTAACATCAAAGTGGATGGGAGAATTAGATGGAAAGTTGGGACATTTATTTCAGGGAAGTATCATTTGTATGTAAATTGTCCAGCTTATGTTGGAGTTGGGGGTAAGATGATTGGAAATAGTATTGCAGTTGGATCAGCTATGAAGTATCAGTTAGTACAGAATTGTCATGTAGATGTTTGA